In Dysgonomonadaceae bacterium zrk40, one genomic interval encodes:
- a CDS encoding RagB/SusD family nutrient uptake outer membrane protein, translating to MKIKTYIIYPFALLMISIGMLQSCSLDEDVYSEYVAETYYQGETQILSSLSGIYRNFATITGMGVEYRCMECPADQVLVTGKIQGWWSGDNYEQLTEHKWDADHSYLGTSWNSFFGTVGRTNALLASLERSGIEGLEAPKAELRALRAYAYFFLMDFFGNVPIFTEEKVNPKDLPKQNTRSEVFDFVIKELEAAAPDLPSQNDVGSDYYGRLTREAVYALMAVIYMNGEIYTGTPYNDDVITYCDLVINSGAYEMLDNYFDNFVHNNEENSEFIFGGVYTPKIPGGVGHPLVQKVLPGISGGLFGLPYTPQNGFQTRESVYNLFEDEDIRKRMFLGHGPLIDPRNGDVVMVERVVPDGNSVLYVEGKSAIGPVPYEIIPATGIRNQPMNAGIKWIKWGLDPNTNGGNAGNDIAFLRYSEMFLLKAEAYARKGQFDKALPLVNLIRQRSNATPMESVTLDDILDERGRELTFEMQRRRDLIRFGKFTSSWEFKDASEEFRNIFPIPQSALDANPNLKQNTGYN from the coding sequence ATGAAAATAAAAACATATATCATTTATCCTTTTGCATTGCTGATGATTTCTATCGGTATGTTGCAAAGTTGTTCGTTGGACGAAGATGTCTATTCGGAATATGTAGCTGAAACATATTATCAGGGTGAAACACAGATCCTCTCATCCTTGTCAGGTATTTACAGAAATTTTGCTACAATTACCGGAATGGGAGTTGAGTACAGATGCATGGAATGTCCGGCTGACCAGGTGCTGGTAACCGGTAAAATTCAGGGTTGGTGGTCAGGTGACAACTATGAACAACTCACTGAACATAAATGGGATGCCGATCACTCTTACTTGGGTACCAGCTGGAATTCATTTTTCGGAACTGTTGGCAGAACCAACGCTTTGTTGGCTTCCCTTGAGAGATCTGGGATTGAGGGTCTGGAAGCTCCAAAGGCTGAACTACGTGCTTTACGTGCGTACGCCTATTTCTTTTTGATGGATTTTTTTGGTAATGTGCCTATCTTCACAGAAGAAAAGGTAAATCCCAAGGATCTGCCAAAACAAAATACACGCAGCGAGGTGTTTGACTTTGTAATTAAGGAATTGGAAGCCGCAGCTCCCGATTTACCATCACAGAACGACGTTGGAAGTGATTATTACGGACGTCTTACTCGTGAGGCTGTTTATGCACTGATGGCTGTGATTTACATGAATGGAGAGATTTACACCGGAACACCATACAACGATGACGTAATTACCTATTGTGATCTAGTGATCAACTCTGGCGCCTATGAGATGCTAGACAATTATTTCGACAATTTCGTACATAACAACGAGGAAAACTCGGAATTTATCTTTGGAGGTGTTTACACACCGAAGATTCCGGGTGGAGTGGGGCATCCTTTGGTACAGAAAGTTCTTCCTGGAATCAGTGGTGGATTGTTTGGGTTACCCTATACACCTCAGAATGGTTTCCAAACGCGTGAATCGGTTTACAATCTGTTTGAAGACGAGGATATCAGGAAAAGGATGTTCTTGGGACACGGTCCTTTAATCGATCCACGCAATGGAGATGTTGTAATGGTTGAACGTGTTGTGCCGGATGGTAACTCAGTCTTATATGTAGAAGGAAAATCTGCAATAGGTCCGGTACCATATGAGATCATTCCGGCTACTGGCATCCGCAATCAACCCATGAATGCCGGCATCAAATGGATCAAATGGGGGCTCGATCCCAATACCAACGGAGGTAATGCTGGGAATGATATCGCCTTTTTGCGCTATTCTGAAATGTTTCTGTTGAAAGCAGAGGCTTATGCACGAAAAGGTCAGTTCGACAAGGCTTTGCCCCTAGTAAATCTAATCCGCCAGCGGAGCAATGCTACACCAATGGAATCTGTTACCCTCGATGACATCCTCGATGAACGGGGTAGAGAACTGACTTTTGAAATGCAACGGCGTAGAGACCTAATTCGTTTTGGGAAGTTTACCTCTTCCTGGGAGTTCAAAGATGCATCAGAAGAGTTCAGAAACATCTTTCCTATTCCACAATCGGCTTTAGATGCAAATCCTAATCTGAAACAGAATACGGGTTATAATTAA
- a CDS encoding TonB-dependent receptor: MKKNEKMCILSQRPARFIFQILVVFLMFSLPGVLFAQTKTISGNVIDNYGDPVIGATIIVVGTTHGTTTDIDGNYTLGNVPNNALLRISFIGYATQEIPVADRTVIDAVLEEESIGLDEVVAIGYGVTRKRDITGAMSSVKSKDFNVGVTIAPEQLIQGKIAGVNIVQSSGRPGAASTVRVRGTSSISAGNDPLYVIDGIPMQFNSAHLHVDVTGQQGNSPFSSEGFNPLNTINPSDIESIDVLKDASATAIYGSRGANGVILITTKSKKGTGELLTYDGYFGVSTIRKKLDMMNVDEYRSYAQDNDFPFPDEEANTDWQDAVFRTAISQNHNIAFGGGSANSNYRVSVGYSSQEGIILSSKLDKYTARFNANHKALNDKLTLALNLSFARIDNDDTPVGSNSNNEGGNILKDALRWAPTLPIFNDDGSYYQIGELRVNPVSWKEVTDESHTNNFIGSASLTYQILAPLSFTLNLGHTMEDVERYIHVPSTHPLGEAEKGRASISKLKNFSNTMESNLNFVQDIFEDSNINALLGYSFYRYINQNTFTQGNQFVSDATTWNLMQSGNILSNTSYKSANRLSSVYGRVNLNIKNRYLVTLTLRNDGSSRFGKNYRWGLFPSGALAWNINNEPFFKSDIFSNLKLRLGYGVTGNQEIPNNLYREQLSVLGSSSYVLGGIAIPSVLPSNYANPDLKWEETTQINLGLDWGILNGRFTGSVDVYKKNTNDLLLQFSTVAPSVVNSQWANVGQVENRGIEFSIDGALVSTRDFQWNANLNIGHNKNEVIALSNEQFSRDEINTANPSGLLNHDGSVQIIKPGLPIGTFYGNKFLGLDENGMEILLDEDGFTGPDDVVIGDANPDLTMGLTNSFVWKRFDASFTFYGMLGNDVFNNTGAEFSYTKPTPGINVLRYAVDSGVSHDQQAQFSSRWIEDGSFLRLDNVSIGYNFNVENISFISNARMYVTGQNMLVFTKYTGFDPEVRTNTNRGGTAPIGIDYLAYPRPRVFMVGASITF; encoded by the coding sequence ATGAAAAAAAATGAAAAAATGTGTATTCTGTCACAACGGCCAGCAAGATTTATTTTTCAAATTCTTGTTGTGTTTCTTATGTTTTCATTGCCTGGAGTTCTTTTTGCCCAAACGAAGACTATTTCAGGGAATGTTATAGACAATTATGGTGATCCGGTTATTGGTGCAACCATAATTGTGGTAGGGACAACTCATGGAACAACAACAGATATTGACGGTAATTATACGTTGGGTAATGTACCAAATAACGCGCTATTGAGAATATCTTTTATTGGATATGCCACTCAAGAGATTCCCGTTGCGGATAGAACGGTGATTGATGCGGTGCTGGAAGAAGAGTCCATAGGCTTGGATGAGGTTGTCGCTATCGGATATGGTGTGACACGCAAACGTGACATTACCGGTGCTATGAGCTCAGTAAAGAGTAAAGATTTCAATGTGGGAGTCACCATTGCTCCTGAACAATTGATTCAGGGAAAAATCGCAGGGGTGAACATTGTACAAAGCAGTGGTCGTCCAGGTGCTGCCTCAACCGTTCGAGTCAGAGGAACAAGTTCGATCTCAGCGGGGAATGATCCGTTGTATGTGATCGATGGAATTCCTATGCAATTTAACTCAGCCCACCTGCATGTGGATGTGACCGGACAACAAGGAAACTCCCCTTTTTCATCGGAAGGGTTTAATCCATTAAACACGATTAATCCCTCAGATATTGAGTCGATTGATGTGTTGAAAGATGCTTCAGCAACAGCTATATATGGGTCTCGTGGTGCCAATGGTGTGATATTGATCACTACCAAAAGCAAAAAGGGAACAGGAGAGTTGCTCACCTATGATGGCTATTTCGGTGTTTCAACCATTCGGAAGAAACTCGATATGATGAATGTGGATGAATACCGCTCATACGCACAAGACAATGATTTTCCTTTCCCTGATGAGGAAGCGAATACTGATTGGCAGGATGCGGTTTTTCGTACAGCGATTAGCCAGAATCACAACATTGCTTTTGGAGGCGGATCGGCGAACAGTAATTACCGTGTTTCAGTGGGTTATAGTAGTCAGGAAGGAATCATCCTTTCCTCAAAGCTTGATAAATATACGGCTAGATTCAACGCCAATCACAAAGCATTGAATGATAAGCTGACACTAGCATTAAATCTCTCTTTTGCCAGAATTGACAACGATGATACCCCCGTAGGTTCCAACTCTAACAATGAAGGGGGAAATATCCTTAAGGATGCTTTGCGATGGGCTCCTACTTTACCAATATTCAATGATGACGGTAGTTATTACCAGATTGGTGAGTTGCGTGTGAATCCTGTTTCTTGGAAAGAAGTTACCGACGAGAGTCATACCAATAATTTTATCGGGAGCGCCTCATTGACTTACCAGATCCTAGCCCCCCTGAGTTTCACTCTCAACCTCGGACATACCATGGAAGATGTTGAGAGGTACATTCACGTGCCATCAACTCATCCGCTTGGAGAGGCTGAAAAAGGAAGAGCTTCCATCAGTAAGCTGAAGAATTTTAGCAATACGATGGAGTCAAATCTAAATTTCGTGCAAGATATCTTTGAAGATTCCAACATCAACGCCTTATTGGGATATTCATTCTACAGATACATAAACCAGAATACCTTTACACAGGGAAATCAGTTTGTATCTGATGCTACCACGTGGAACCTAATGCAATCGGGGAATATTCTTTCCAACACCTCCTACAAAAGTGCCAACCGGCTTAGCTCTGTTTATGGAAGAGTAAACCTGAACATCAAGAATCGCTATCTGGTGACTCTCACGCTTCGAAACGATGGTTCAAGCCGCTTCGGGAAAAATTATCGCTGGGGTTTATTCCCCTCTGGAGCGTTGGCATGGAACATTAACAATGAGCCATTCTTTAAAAGCGATATCTTCTCCAATCTAAAACTTCGTTTGGGTTACGGGGTGACAGGTAACCAAGAGATACCTAACAACTTGTACCGTGAACAGCTTTCTGTGTTGGGCTCTTCCTCGTATGTCTTGGGTGGAATTGCAATTCCCAGTGTTTTGCCCAGCAATTATGCCAATCCTGATTTGAAATGGGAAGAAACAACCCAGATTAACCTTGGACTGGATTGGGGAATACTCAATGGCCGTTTTACAGGATCTGTCGATGTGTATAAAAAGAACACAAACGACCTCCTGTTACAGTTTTCTACAGTTGCACCTTCCGTCGTGAACAGCCAATGGGCGAATGTGGGGCAGGTAGAGAACAGAGGTATTGAGTTCTCTATTGATGGTGCACTGGTCAGCACCCGCGATTTTCAATGGAATGCAAACCTGAACATTGGACACAACAAGAATGAGGTGATCGCACTTTCCAACGAGCAGTTCTCCCGTGACGAAATCAACACGGCTAACCCTTCGGGACTGCTAAACCACGATGGCAGTGTACAGATTATCAAACCTGGACTGCCAATCGGTACTTTCTATGGGAATAAATTTTTAGGCCTGGATGAGAACGGGATGGAGATACTGCTGGATGAAGATGGCTTTACAGGTCCTGATGATGTGGTGATCGGCGACGCCAATCCTGATTTAACAATGGGTCTAACAAACTCATTTGTATGGAAAAGATTTGATGCATCTTTTACGTTCTACGGGATGTTGGGCAATGATGTCTTTAACAACACTGGGGCTGAGTTCTCTTACACCAAACCTACTCCAGGGATCAATGTTCTCAGATATGCTGTGGATAGTGGCGTTTCGCACGATCAGCAAGCTCAGTTTTCTTCACGATGGATTGAAGATGGCAGCTTTTTGCGCCTTGACAACGTGAGTATTGGTTATAATTTTAATGTAGAAAACATCTCATTTATTTCCAATGCTAGGATGTATGTAACTGGACAGAATATGCTGGTATTCACCAAGTATACTGGCTTTGATCCGGAGGTTCGTACCAATACGAACAGGGGAGGTACCGCTCCTATCGGAATTGACTATTTGGCTTATCCCAGACCAAGGGTTTTCATGGTCGGCGCGAGCATCACATTTTAA